One genomic region from Verrucomicrobiota bacterium encodes:
- a CDS encoding NADPH-dependent assimilatory sulfite reductase hemoprotein subunit: protein MNTVVTDKKRTHNEEIKEAIPTLAGTIAATLQDANADRFSSDDEQFIKFHGLYQEDDRDKRKTGKQYIFMVRGRLPGGIVEPQQYLVFDDLASQYANNTLRITSRQGFQFHGVVKSGLGALIKRINEALMTTLAACGDVNRNVMAPATPSRDAIAEAVSADARRVSDALLPLTKAYHAIWVDGVQLDLAAPEHKEFVDPLYGKTYLPRKFKIAFAIPPLNDVDVFSNCLGFIAIVENGKLVGYNLAAGGGQGTSHGNKETYPRLADVVGFVTPDQVDAAAKAVLTVHRDFGDRTNRKHARLKYVLQEKGVAWFREELERRLGYKLGTARAFQFTKQGDALGWHTQADGKLFLGVLVETGRIRDREGFRLKTALREIVSRFQTQVRLTPAHNLILANINSSHREGIDQVLAMHGIPAANQVATVRRSSMACVALPTCGMALAESERYLPTLLTQLEQLLAELGLAEEEITIRMTGCSNGCVRPHTAEIALVGKAPNKYNLMLGGNASNTRLNRLYRESVRDTDLVTELRPLLTRFKQERQLAERFGDWAARVLWTSLPTN from the coding sequence ATGAATACGGTGGTGACGGACAAAAAACGAACGCATAATGAAGAGATAAAAGAAGCGATTCCCACGCTGGCGGGGACGATCGCGGCCACGTTGCAGGATGCTAATGCGGATCGTTTCTCCTCCGATGATGAGCAGTTCATTAAATTTCACGGTTTATACCAAGAGGATGATCGGGATAAACGGAAGACCGGCAAGCAATATATCTTCATGGTGCGCGGGCGTTTGCCCGGCGGCATCGTGGAACCACAGCAGTACCTGGTATTTGACGATCTGGCCTCGCAATACGCCAATAACACGCTACGGATCACCTCCCGGCAAGGCTTTCAATTTCATGGGGTGGTGAAGAGTGGCTTGGGCGCGTTGATCAAGCGCATTAACGAGGCGCTGATGACCACGCTGGCGGCTTGCGGCGATGTGAACCGGAATGTCATGGCTCCGGCTACTCCGTCCCGCGATGCCATTGCAGAGGCGGTATCTGCCGATGCACGACGGGTTTCGGACGCGTTGCTGCCCCTCACCAAGGCGTATCACGCCATTTGGGTGGATGGGGTGCAATTGGATTTGGCTGCGCCGGAACACAAAGAGTTTGTGGACCCGCTCTACGGGAAGACGTACCTGCCGCGCAAATTCAAGATCGCTTTTGCCATTCCGCCACTGAACGACGTGGACGTGTTTTCAAACTGCCTGGGCTTCATCGCCATTGTGGAGAATGGGAAGTTGGTGGGTTACAACCTGGCGGCGGGTGGAGGGCAGGGGACTTCGCACGGCAACAAGGAAACCTATCCGCGTCTGGCGGATGTGGTGGGCTTCGTAACGCCGGATCAGGTGGATGCTGCTGCCAAGGCGGTGTTGACGGTGCATCGTGATTTTGGGGACCGCACCAACCGCAAGCACGCGCGACTGAAATACGTGTTACAGGAAAAAGGGGTGGCGTGGTTCCGCGAGGAGTTGGAGCGGCGTTTGGGTTATAAGTTGGGGACGGCGCGCGCGTTTCAATTCACCAAACAAGGCGATGCTTTGGGCTGGCACACGCAAGCCGACGGCAAGTTATTTCTCGGGGTATTGGTTGAAACCGGTCGTATCCGCGACCGTGAGGGCTTTCGCCTTAAGACCGCGTTGCGCGAGATTGTTTCACGCTTTCAGACGCAGGTACGGTTGACGCCCGCGCACAATCTGATTCTGGCCAATATCAATTCGTCGCATCGCGAGGGGATTGACCAAGTGCTCGCTATGCATGGTATTCCGGCGGCGAACCAGGTTGCGACGGTGCGGCGCAGTTCCATGGCCTGCGTGGCGCTGCCAACCTGCGGCATGGCGCTGGCGGAAAGCGAACGCTATCTGCCCACACTGCTCACGCAATTGGAACAACTGCTGGCGGAGTTGGGGCTGGCGGAGGAAGAAATCACCATTCGCATGACCGGCTGCTCGAATGGTTGCGTGCGCCCGCACACGGCGGAGATTGCGTTGGTGGGCAAGGCTCCCAACAAGTACAACCTCATGCTGGGTGGCAATGCCAGCAATACGCGTTTGAATCGGCTGTATCGCGAATCGGTGCGGGATACCGATCTGGTCACGGAACTGCGTCCATTATTAACCCGGTTCAAACAGGAACGCCAGCTGGCGGAACGTTTTGGCGATTGGGCGGCCCGAGTACTTTGGACATCGTTGCCAACGAATTAA